One Paenibacillus sp. FSL H7-0737 DNA segment encodes these proteins:
- a CDS encoding toxin-antitoxin system HicB family antitoxin produces the protein MAAKKSFPLRIDPDLHEALERWAGEEFRSVNGHIEYLLRESLKRAGRLPGKRREE, from the coding sequence ATGGCGGCCAAGAAAAGCTTTCCATTGCGGATCGATCCGGATCTGCATGAGGCGTTGGAACGTTGGGCGGGAGAGGAATTTCGCAGTGTAAACGGACATATCGAATACTTGCTGCGTGAGTCTTTGAAACGTGCAGGCCGCTTACCTGGGAAACGCCGAGAAGAGTAA
- the thrS gene encoding threonine--tRNA ligase, whose translation MVSIKLPDGSVREYAEGSNIDDVAASISSGLRKNAVAGKLNGIVVDLSTPLEEGALIEIVTLDSPDGLEVMRHSTAHLMAQAVRRLYGTKEVKLGVGPVIEDGFYYDMDLEHPLNPEDLLKIEKEMDRIISENLPIVRKEVSRKEALQIFGELGDPYKLELIEALPEDSVISIYEQGEFFDLCRGPHLPSTSKIKVFKLMNVAGAYWRGDSKNKMLQRVYGTAWIKKAQLDEHLRLLEEAKKRDHRKLGKELEIFTFNQLVGQGLPIWLPKGAKLRSILERYIVDLEASLGYQHVYTPVLGNVELYKTSGHWEHYQEDMFPKMTIDNEEFVLRPMNCPHHMMIYKSSMHSYRDLPIRIAELGIQHRYEMSGALTGLHRVRSMTLNDSHIFCRLDQIKGEFIRVIELIKQVYSDFGINDYRFRLSYRDPKDTEKYYANDEMWETAQRMLREVVEEAGLPFYEAEGEAAFYGPKLDVQIKTVLGKEETLSTVQIDFLLPERFELEYIGDDGQKHRPVVLHRGILGTMERFVAFLLENFAGSLPLWLSPQQVKVIPVSTAFDDYAKEVTDKLRRRGISAEADLRNEKLGYKIREAQLEKLPYMFVVGENEMNAETVSIRKRGEGDMGAKPLQEVIELLAQEIADRVIS comes from the coding sequence ATGGTAAGTATTAAACTTCCGGACGGCTCCGTTCGGGAATACGCAGAAGGTAGTAATATTGATGATGTAGCGGCTTCTATTAGTAGTGGACTTCGCAAGAATGCGGTGGCAGGGAAATTGAATGGTATTGTCGTGGATCTGTCCACTCCGCTAGAGGAAGGCGCATTGATAGAAATCGTAACTTTGGATTCACCTGATGGCTTGGAAGTTATGCGTCACAGTACTGCCCACTTGATGGCGCAAGCTGTAAGACGTTTATATGGAACAAAGGAAGTTAAGCTTGGTGTAGGTCCTGTTATCGAAGATGGCTTCTACTACGATATGGATTTGGAACATCCGCTTAATCCTGAGGATCTGCTAAAGATTGAAAAGGAAATGGATCGCATTATCTCTGAGAACCTTCCAATCGTACGTAAGGAAGTTAGCCGTAAGGAAGCGCTCCAAATATTCGGTGAGCTAGGCGATCCTTACAAACTTGAACTAATCGAAGCATTGCCTGAAGATAGTGTGATTTCGATCTATGAACAAGGTGAATTCTTCGACTTGTGCCGTGGACCACACTTACCGTCGACTTCTAAGATCAAAGTCTTTAAATTGATGAATGTAGCTGGTGCTTACTGGCGCGGCGATAGCAAGAATAAAATGCTTCAACGCGTATACGGTACAGCTTGGATTAAAAAAGCGCAGCTCGATGAGCATCTTCGTCTGCTTGAAGAAGCGAAGAAACGCGACCACCGTAAGCTGGGTAAAGAGCTTGAAATCTTCACATTTAATCAATTGGTAGGCCAAGGCTTGCCGATCTGGCTGCCTAAGGGTGCTAAACTGCGCAGTATTCTGGAACGATACATTGTGGATCTGGAAGCAAGTCTAGGATACCAGCATGTATATACTCCGGTTCTTGGTAATGTTGAACTATATAAAACTTCTGGACACTGGGAGCACTATCAAGAGGACATGTTCCCTAAAATGACTATTGATAATGAAGAATTTGTACTTCGCCCAATGAACTGCCCGCATCACATGATGATTTATAAGAGCTCCATGCACAGCTATCGTGATCTGCCGATCCGTATTGCTGAACTGGGTATCCAGCACCGTTATGAAATGTCAGGAGCATTGACTGGCTTGCACCGTGTGCGTTCGATGACTCTAAATGACTCCCATATTTTCTGCCGTCTGGATCAAATTAAAGGCGAGTTCATTCGTGTAATCGAGTTGATTAAACAGGTATACAGTGACTTTGGTATTAATGACTACCGTTTCCGGTTGTCTTATCGTGATCCTAAGGATACAGAGAAATATTACGCTAATGACGAAATGTGGGAAACTGCACAGCGTATGTTGCGTGAAGTTGTAGAAGAAGCTGGTCTGCCATTCTACGAAGCAGAAGGCGAAGCTGCCTTCTACGGTCCGAAGCTGGATGTGCAGATCAAGACTGTACTAGGCAAAGAAGAAACTCTCTCCACTGTACAGATCGACTTCTTGCTGCCTGAACGCTTTGAATTGGAATATATCGGTGACGATGGTCAGAAACACCGTCCAGTCGTTCTACACCGCGGTATTTTAGGTACAATGGAGCGCTTTGTTGCTTTCTTGTTAGAGAACTTTGCAGGATCACTGCCGCTTTGGCTGTCTCCACAGCAGGTTAAAGTTATTCCTGTTTCGACTGCCTTCGACGATTATGCTAAGGAAGTTACAGACAAGCTGCGTCGCCGTGGTATCTCTGCTGAGGCAGATTTACGTAATGAGAAGCTTGGCTATAAGATCCGTGAAGCTCAGCTGGAGAAGCTACCATACATGTTCGTAGTTGGAGAGAATGAGATGAATGCCGAGACAGTTTCCATCCGTAAGCGTGGAGAAGGCGATATGGGAGCTAAGCCACTTCAAGAAGTGATTGAACTGCTGGCCCAAGAAATTGCTGACCGTGTAATCTCCTAA
- a CDS encoding 3D domain-containing protein, protein MVPATTKNKPVATKSPQSTKAPTTKGSGGTGSSKSPNSVPVAAPAPDQIITSMKVMATGYTAGYESTGKTSKHPEYGITYSGVKVRRDKNTVSTIAADPKVIPLGSILYIPGYGYGIVADTGSAIKGRKIDLYFATTKQVYKEWGKKSVVVQLIKRGNGTCTEVMLKKLTQAIETYNAVPQSLLEESI, encoded by the coding sequence ATCGTTCCTGCGACAACAAAAAATAAACCAGTAGCTACAAAGTCACCACAGAGCACTAAAGCTCCAACTACCAAAGGGAGTGGGGGCACGGGCTCTTCAAAATCGCCGAATTCTGTTCCTGTAGCTGCACCAGCTCCTGACCAGATTATTACTTCAATGAAAGTGATGGCGACGGGTTATACTGCGGGTTATGAATCTACAGGTAAAACATCTAAACATCCCGAATACGGAATCACCTATTCAGGTGTTAAAGTACGTAGAGATAAGAACACAGTCTCGACTATTGCTGCTGACCCTAAGGTAATCCCGTTAGGGAGTATACTTTATATACCTGGTTATGGATACGGCATCGTCGCTGATACAGGATCTGCCATTAAAGGGCGGAAGATTGATTTGTATTTTGCTACTACGAAACAGGTGTATAAGGAATGGGGCAAAAAATCAGTTGTAGTTCAGCTCATTAAGCGAGGAAACGGTACATGTACAGAAGTGATGCTGAAGAAGCTCACTCAGGCAATTGAGACTTATAATGCTGTACCGCAATCCCTGCTGGAAGAATCCATTTAA
- the mqnC gene encoding cyclic dehypoxanthinyl futalosine synthase, with amino-acid sequence MSAIDLILDKALRGERLQLEDTIRLFESNEIEKMGAAANTIMERWHPDPMATFVIGRNINYTNVCDVYCRFCAFYRRPGSDEGYVLPDETIYQKIAETIAVNGTEILMQGGTNPNLPFSYYTDILRGIKQRFPEITMHSFSPAEIMKMKEVSGLSLEEVVREIHAAGLDSLPGGGAEILDDRTRRKISRLKGSWREWMDVMQTAHKIGMNTTATMVIGLGESMEERALHLLRVREAQDECIANKYDSEGFLAFISWTFQPDNTNLKLDRQTPEEYLKTVAISRLVLDNIKNFQSSWVTMGPEVGKLSLQYGCNDFGSTMIEENVVSSAGATYKVNIESITQLIREAGKIPAQRNTRYDILRVFDDANAKIDNDFIMQN; translated from the coding sequence ATGAGTGCGATAGATCTTATTTTGGACAAAGCCCTACGGGGTGAACGTCTCCAATTGGAAGATACCATCCGGCTGTTCGAGAGCAACGAAATTGAGAAAATGGGTGCAGCTGCAAACACCATAATGGAACGCTGGCATCCAGACCCGATGGCCACGTTTGTAATTGGTCGTAATATTAACTATACGAATGTATGTGATGTCTACTGCCGTTTCTGCGCATTTTATCGCAGACCGGGCTCTGATGAGGGTTATGTATTGCCGGATGAGACGATTTACCAAAAAATCGCTGAGACTATCGCTGTAAATGGTACAGAAATACTGATGCAAGGCGGTACGAACCCAAATCTTCCTTTCAGCTATTATACCGATATACTTCGCGGAATTAAGCAACGTTTTCCTGAGATTACAATGCATTCCTTCTCTCCTGCTGAGATTATGAAGATGAAGGAAGTATCTGGATTATCGCTCGAGGAAGTTGTGCGTGAAATCCATGCTGCTGGCCTGGATTCACTACCAGGTGGTGGAGCGGAAATTCTCGATGATCGCACACGCCGCAAGATCAGCCGACTTAAAGGCTCATGGCGCGAGTGGATGGATGTCATGCAGACAGCGCATAAGATCGGTATGAATACGACAGCTACGATGGTCATTGGACTTGGTGAAAGTATGGAAGAACGGGCATTACACTTACTTCGTGTGCGTGAGGCTCAGGACGAGTGTATTGCCAACAAGTATGATTCAGAGGGTTTCTTGGCCTTTATCTCTTGGACCTTCCAACCGGACAATACCAACCTGAAGCTGGATAGACAAACGCCTGAAGAATATCTGAAGACGGTAGCCATAAGTCGCCTTGTTCTAGACAATATTAAAAACTTCCAGTCCTCTTGGGTAACAATGGGACCAGAGGTCGGTAAGCTTTCCCTTCAATATGGCTGCAACGATTTCGGTAGTACGATGATTGAAGAAAACGTAGTATCTTCTGCGGGCGCGACCTACAAGGTCAATATCGAATCGATTACTCAGCTGATCCGCGAAGCAGGCAAAATCCCGGCACAGCGGAATACACGCTACGATATTCTGCGCGTGTTCGATGATGCTAATGCGAAGATTGATAATGATTTCATCATGCAGAACTAA
- a CDS encoding S1C family serine protease: MDDNKNNFNRDNGPAPDRDWDNNNHNSNNNQSSESGSSYYYSYGPFKSLNKDESNVDGSAQHYNRMEPERVEITPPQPVKQLPYNSSYRSTGFDGNGGGRGGNGGGGSEGGGGWQFNKKPKSSVKTIFVSFLAGMVVLSGSMFMADRGNWFTGDAASTIASSESNGTAKTTNESASTTPNTTTTSLVKGSRDVTGVVDAVGPAVVKIETLVKSGSRNGSSSSPNLSDPFSQFFFGDQYGGSGSSQNEQDSKSGSNSSSQLIPYGIGTGFIYEKSGYILTNQHVIENADVIQVTVDGVTKPYEAKLLGSSKDLDLAVLKIEGDTDFPTVALGDSDSLKVGSEVVAIGNPQGFDHTVTSGVLSAKGRSIDINEEDGSGTRNYKNLLQTDASINPGNSGGPLLNMNGQVIGMNVAVSTDSQGIGFAIAVNTIKEVVDKLEANQAIPKEPVPFIGATLMTITDEVAKQMGTDIKEGSVVADIIFKSPAYAADLRPYDIITGANGTKYATNQDLIAFIQTLKVGDKVTLNVVRDGKNMDLSVTIGNKNDFDTTTGQSQK; encoded by the coding sequence ATGGACGATAACAAAAACAACTTTAATCGAGACAATGGACCAGCACCAGATCGGGATTGGGACAATAATAACCATAATAGCAATAATAATCAGTCATCCGAATCCGGATCATCATACTACTATTCTTATGGACCATTTAAATCATTGAACAAAGATGAAAGTAACGTAGACGGAAGTGCTCAGCATTACAACCGGATGGAGCCGGAGCGGGTCGAGATTACACCTCCACAGCCTGTAAAACAACTTCCATATAACAGTTCATATCGCAGTACAGGCTTTGATGGTAATGGCGGTGGACGTGGAGGAAACGGCGGAGGCGGTTCTGAAGGTGGCGGTGGCTGGCAATTTAATAAAAAGCCAAAAAGCTCAGTGAAAACAATATTTGTTTCCTTCTTAGCGGGTATGGTCGTTCTCTCAGGTTCTATGTTCATGGCAGATCGAGGCAACTGGTTCACAGGAGATGCAGCTTCAACCATTGCGAGCTCAGAATCGAATGGAACGGCGAAGACGACGAATGAGAGTGCTAGTACTACACCTAATACTACCACTACATCATTGGTGAAAGGATCTCGTGATGTGACTGGCGTAGTTGATGCGGTTGGACCAGCAGTCGTCAAGATTGAGACGTTAGTGAAATCTGGTTCGCGTAATGGAAGTTCATCCAGTCCGAACTTAAGTGATCCGTTCTCTCAATTTTTCTTCGGGGATCAATACGGTGGAAGTGGTTCTTCACAAAATGAGCAGGACTCGAAGTCAGGTTCAAATTCTTCATCGCAGCTCATCCCTTATGGAATTGGAACAGGCTTCATTTATGAGAAATCCGGATATATTTTGACCAATCAGCACGTCATTGAAAATGCCGATGTTATCCAAGTTACAGTGGATGGCGTGACCAAACCATACGAAGCGAAATTGCTAGGTTCTAGCAAAGATCTGGATTTGGCAGTACTGAAGATTGAAGGAGATACTGATTTTCCTACAGTTGCTCTGGGAGATTCGGATAGCTTGAAAGTAGGCTCAGAAGTGGTTGCTATCGGTAACCCGCAAGGCTTCGACCATACAGTAACCTCTGGTGTTCTTAGTGCAAAAGGACGCAGCATTGATATTAACGAAGAAGATGGTAGTGGAACACGCAACTACAAAAACCTGCTGCAAACAGATGCTTCTATCAACCCTGGTAACTCCGGTGGTCCGTTGCTCAATATGAATGGACAGGTAATTGGTATGAACGTAGCTGTTAGCACAGATTCCCAAGGTATAGGTTTCGCTATCGCTGTGAATACGATTAAAGAAGTCGTAGATAAACTCGAAGCGAACCAAGCGATTCCAAAAGAACCCGTACCATTCATTGGTGCAACGCTTATGACGATTACAGATGAAGTAGCTAAGCAAATGGGCACGGATATTAAAGAAGGTTCTGTAGTTGCAGACATTATCTTTAAATCGCCAGCGTATGCCGCTGACTTGCGCCCTTACGATATCATTACAGGTGCAAATGGCACAAAATATGCAACAAATCAAGATCTGATCGCTTTCATTCAAACGTTAAAAGTCGGTGACAAAGTAACGCTGAATGTGGTGCGCGATGGTAAAAACATGGATCTTTCCGTAACAATCGGCAACAAGAATGATTTTGATACGACTACTGGGCAAAGTCAGAAGTAA
- a CDS encoding HAMP domain-containing sensor histidine kinase — MGTIFSNTKWLLLFYFLLTGAVSAGLMYAGTCLGYIEVMDYRMWLYLCLGIVLFTVVIGYMAGQRIQRRIDHLDLNMLQVAKGNLSVRMPESDDQSFARVYHEFNVMMDTVENKMQLLQRLGEQEVIEKEQAAESAVLEERRRMARDLHDTVSQQLFAIHMSASSLPKVLKVNEAQGQLVMDQLIAMSQMAQKQMRALIAQLRPVELEGRNLFEALEKWFPDYCRQNGLKGMKELELQGELSEAIEHQLFLIIQEAMANIVKHAEARLVSLSLREGSRQVVLSISDDGQGFEHIQQKQGSYGLTTMRERAEKLGGQVEIISRKGAGTTIRVHIPKFVQGNSELEEKRALGTDTEDEEE; from the coding sequence ATGGGAACAATCTTTAGTAATACCAAATGGTTGTTGTTGTTTTACTTTTTGCTCACTGGAGCCGTAAGCGCCGGGTTGATGTATGCAGGCACTTGCCTTGGGTATATCGAAGTAATGGATTATCGCATGTGGCTGTACTTATGTCTGGGGATCGTGTTGTTCACTGTTGTAATCGGCTATATGGCAGGTCAGCGCATTCAGCGCCGGATTGATCATCTGGATCTAAATATGCTGCAGGTGGCAAAAGGGAATCTGTCCGTTCGTATGCCAGAGAGTGATGACCAGTCTTTTGCGAGAGTGTACCATGAATTTAATGTCATGATGGATACGGTTGAGAACAAGATGCAGCTTCTGCAGCGATTGGGTGAACAAGAGGTTATTGAGAAGGAACAGGCAGCGGAGAGTGCGGTGTTGGAGGAAAGAAGGCGTATGGCCCGGGATTTGCATGATACGGTGAGCCAACAGCTTTTTGCCATCCATATGTCGGCTTCTTCGCTGCCTAAAGTGCTGAAGGTTAATGAAGCTCAAGGTCAATTGGTAATGGATCAGTTAATTGCAATGTCACAGATGGCACAAAAGCAGATGAGAGCACTTATTGCACAGTTGCGACCGGTGGAGCTGGAAGGCAGGAATCTTTTCGAAGCACTGGAAAAATGGTTCCCTGATTATTGCCGCCAGAACGGCTTAAAAGGAATGAAGGAGCTTGAGCTGCAAGGAGAATTATCTGAGGCTATTGAACATCAGTTATTCTTGATTATCCAGGAGGCTATGGCGAATATTGTGAAGCATGCTGAAGCTAGACTGGTCAGTTTATCACTGCGTGAAGGGTCAAGACAGGTTGTGCTGAGTATTAGCGACGACGGTCAAGGTTTTGAACATATACAGCAAAAACAGGGATCATACGGTCTTACCACCATGCGCGAACGTGCGGAGAAACTGGGTGGACAAGTGGAGATTATTAGCCGTAAAGGTGCGGGAACGACCATACGCGTACATATCCCTAAGTTTGTGCAAGGGAACTCTGAGTTAGAGGAAAAAAGAGCATTAGGAACAGATACAGAGGACGAGGAGGAATAG
- a CDS encoding response regulator: MSVIRVLLVDDHDMVRMGLKTYLMLEPTFEVIGEAANGQEALEMLRAGGHEGLPDLVLMDLMMPVMNGVETTRAVLSEFPGLKIVILTSFLEDDLVVDAIEAGAVSYVLKTVSAEELIYALQGAFRGMPVMTGDVSQALTRGIRQRTVQGDSSGLTEREKEVLLLIAEGKTNKDIGEELHISIKTVKTHVSNLLMKCELDDRTQLAIYAHRKGWAQG; this comes from the coding sequence ATGAGCGTCATAAGAGTGTTGCTCGTGGATGATCATGATATGGTGCGGATGGGTCTTAAAACATATCTGATGCTGGAGCCGACGTTTGAGGTTATAGGTGAGGCAGCAAATGGACAGGAAGCGCTGGAGATGCTGCGTGCTGGTGGACATGAAGGCTTACCCGATCTCGTGCTGATGGATCTGATGATGCCTGTGATGAATGGTGTGGAGACTACTCGTGCAGTGCTATCGGAATTTCCTGGTCTCAAAATCGTTATCTTGACCAGCTTTTTAGAGGATGACCTCGTCGTGGACGCTATAGAGGCTGGAGCAGTCAGCTATGTGCTCAAAACTGTGTCTGCAGAGGAGCTGATCTACGCACTGCAAGGCGCATTTCGAGGTATGCCAGTTATGACTGGTGATGTATCGCAAGCGCTGACACGTGGCATTCGCCAGCGTACCGTGCAAGGTGATTCCTCCGGCTTGACGGAGCGTGAGAAGGAGGTCCTACTGCTCATTGCTGAGGGCAAGACCAATAAGGATATCGGCGAGGAACTACATATCAGCATCAAGACAGTGAAGACGCATGTCAGTAACCTGCTGATGAAATGCGAGCTGGATGATCGAACCCAGTTGGCTATTTATGCTCATCGAAAGGGTTGGGCTCAGGGTTAG
- a CDS encoding SPFH domain-containing protein, with protein MKEKTLRPVSGFWVIALIAVCLAGGIYGAVQEYIAVPVILFVVSAILCTSITVVQPNKSVVVTFFGKYVGTIATSGLFAVIPFSVRKTVSLRVRNFNSVKLKVNDVEGNPIEIAAVIVFKVINSAKALFDVDKYMAFVEIQSETALRHVASKYPYDNFNESGMSLRANADEIAKELATELQERLSLSGVEVIEARLTHLAYSTEIASTMLQRQQASAILSARQIIVEGAVGMVDMAIKQLKESGVVELDEERKAAMINNLMVAIVSERGASPVINAGSLY; from the coding sequence ATGAAGGAGAAAACGCTTCGTCCTGTCAGCGGATTTTGGGTTATCGCATTAATTGCAGTTTGTTTGGCTGGTGGAATCTATGGTGCTGTTCAGGAGTATATTGCAGTACCGGTCATTCTGTTCGTTGTATCAGCAATACTATGTACGAGTATTACGGTTGTACAACCTAATAAGTCGGTTGTAGTCACCTTTTTCGGCAAATATGTAGGGACTATTGCAACGAGTGGACTGTTCGCAGTTATTCCGTTCAGCGTACGTAAGACGGTTTCCCTACGCGTTCGTAACTTTAACAGTGTGAAGCTCAAGGTCAATGATGTTGAAGGTAATCCGATTGAAATTGCTGCAGTTATCGTCTTTAAGGTGATTAACTCCGCTAAAGCCCTCTTTGATGTAGATAAATACATGGCTTTCGTAGAGATTCAGAGTGAAACGGCGCTGCGTCATGTGGCCAGCAAATACCCTTATGATAACTTCAATGAATCTGGGATGTCTCTGCGTGCCAATGCAGATGAAATTGCTAAAGAGTTAGCGACTGAGCTTCAAGAGCGTTTGTCCTTATCTGGTGTAGAAGTCATTGAAGCCCGGCTTACACATTTGGCTTATTCAACAGAAATTGCCAGCACCATGTTGCAGCGGCAGCAAGCTTCTGCCATTCTGTCTGCTCGTCAAATCATTGTTGAAGGTGCAGTTGGTATGGTCGATATGGCGATTAAACAGCTTAAAGAGAGCGGTGTAGTGGAGCTTGACGAAGAACGTAAAGCGGCCATGATTAATAATCTGATGGTGGCGATCGTGTCGGAGCGCGGAGCGAGTCCGGTCATTAACGCCGGCTCGTTGTATTAA
- the liaF gene encoding cell wall-active antibiotics response protein LiaF → MKRRFTSQIFGGLILIGIGAMFLLRQLGYTDFSLGYLISNYWPVILILMGMKRLLGTGDEHQKGGSSPIGGFFFLAIGVFFLGRNLDWFDISAGDFFKMFIPIMLIGGGLYVIFKPRGSVPPVPPAPPSPPDYFPPGKSSLDVEPPTPLDSTLDEQFEQKFGKPSGERDWNINLQKDEEEDEDGTGAFKSTAESRWQEKQERHERRRQERHERHARRHGEWHEEFHKTESSSKESTNRSAFIGDVHMGREHFQLKNTNVSQFIGDTVLDLTNAQIAYGETKINISAFIGDIKVYIPNDMDLGISVNSSSFIGDMEVLDQSRSGFMSSVQCKTPYYKEAGKKVRINVSAFIGDIKVKTVG, encoded by the coding sequence ATGAAAAGAAGGTTCACCAGTCAGATTTTTGGCGGCTTGATCCTGATAGGGATTGGAGCCATGTTTCTACTTAGACAATTGGGTTACACCGATTTCAGCTTAGGTTATTTAATCTCAAATTATTGGCCTGTTATCTTGATCCTCATGGGGATGAAGCGACTCCTGGGTACGGGAGACGAACATCAAAAAGGTGGATCTTCACCTATCGGCGGTTTTTTCTTTCTGGCGATCGGAGTGTTCTTCCTTGGACGAAATTTGGACTGGTTCGATATTTCAGCCGGGGATTTTTTCAAAATGTTCATTCCAATCATGCTTATTGGTGGCGGTCTTTATGTGATCTTTAAACCACGAGGTTCAGTACCACCAGTGCCACCTGCGCCACCGTCACCACCTGATTACTTTCCTCCAGGAAAAAGCTCACTGGATGTGGAGCCGCCAACGCCGCTGGATTCCACGCTTGATGAACAATTCGAGCAGAAATTCGGCAAACCTTCTGGAGAGCGAGACTGGAATATTAATCTTCAAAAAGATGAAGAAGAGGATGAGGACGGAACTGGAGCTTTTAAGTCCACCGCTGAATCACGTTGGCAGGAGAAACAGGAGCGTCATGAGCGCAGACGCCAAGAACGTCATGAGCGTCATGCTAGAAGACATGGGGAATGGCATGAGGAGTTCCATAAGACAGAGAGTAGCAGCAAGGAGTCAACTAATCGCTCTGCTTTTATTGGGGATGTCCACATGGGTCGCGAGCATTTCCAACTGAAGAATACAAATGTCTCGCAGTTTATAGGTGATACTGTACTGGATCTGACGAACGCGCAGATTGCTTATGGAGAAACGAAAATTAATATCTCCGCTTTTATAGGTGACATCAAGGTGTACATTCCGAATGATATGGATCTTGGAATCTCAGTGAACAGTAGTTCATTTATCGGCGATATGGAAGTTTTGGATCAGTCTCGGAGTGGATTTATGAGCAGTGTTCAATGCAAGACGCCTTATTATAAAGAAGCGGGCAAAAAGGTCCGCATTAACGTAAGTGCTTTTATAGGTGACATTAAAGTTAAAACGGTGGGTTAG
- a CDS encoding response regulator transcription factor, with product MRPNILIIDDDEKIISMLRRGLAFEGYDVKTAVNGADGLRAILSSDPDVVILDVMMPQVDGFEVCRRLREGGSNVPVLMLTAKDEIEHRVKGLDLGADDYLVKPFALEELLARVRALLRRKSEQSGGSEQAVTYEDITLDVDSREVTRAGKRLELTAKEFELLHLFMQNPKRVLSRDLIMDKIWGYDYSGESNVLEVYIAMLRQKTEEHGGKRLIQTIRGAGYILRGDN from the coding sequence ATGCGACCGAATATTCTTATTATTGATGATGATGAAAAAATTATTTCCATGCTGCGCCGGGGGTTAGCTTTTGAAGGCTACGATGTAAAGACAGCGGTGAATGGAGCGGATGGTTTACGAGCAATCCTAAGCAGCGATCCGGATGTGGTGATTTTGGATGTTATGATGCCTCAGGTAGACGGATTTGAAGTCTGTCGTCGTTTGCGAGAAGGGGGCAGTAATGTACCTGTTCTAATGCTTACGGCCAAGGATGAAATTGAGCATCGTGTGAAAGGGCTTGATCTGGGTGCGGACGATTATCTAGTTAAACCATTTGCGCTGGAAGAGTTACTTGCGCGTGTGCGAGCATTGCTTCGGCGCAAGAGTGAGCAAAGTGGCGGCAGTGAGCAAGCGGTTACTTACGAGGATATTACCTTGGATGTGGATTCACGTGAAGTGACACGCGCCGGCAAGAGACTGGAGCTGACAGCGAAGGAATTTGAGCTGCTGCATCTCTTTATGCAAAATCCGAAACGGGTGCTTTCGCGGGATCTGATCATGGATAAAATATGGGGTTATGATTATAGCGGTGAATCAAATGTACTTGAGGTATACATAGCTATGCTACGTCAAAAGACGGAGGAGCATGGCGGTAAACGCCTCATTCAAACGATCCGGGGTGCCGGTTACATTCTAAGAGGTGACAACTAA